From Candidatus Pedobacter colombiensis, one genomic window encodes:
- a CDS encoding SusC/RagA family TonB-linked outer membrane protein, which translates to MKRKILMLFLSTFLLVAHTMAQQITVTGKVTSAGDQLGVPGASVKIKGTSSAVQTNVEGGYSIKVAKGDVLVFSYIGFLTQEKTIGNASVINVVLATDSKALNEVVVTALGIERNKRTLTYSVQTVKGDDLRDANQSNIINGLQGQIAGAQITSSGGSPGLPSEIILRGVSSLTGDNQPLMIVDGIRVSNASTDGTVNRLADFNPADIENISVLKGAAAAALYGIDAASGAIIITTKKGKEGKLQSNLSYKSFIETVGRTPEQQKLYTSGTGSGFDESSISSWGRKYRSDELIYDNIDRFFKTGVVHDVNFNSTGGAEKFNYYMSGNYRNGSSIIPNTETDKFSVLIKGSAKLAKNLELNASANYINNNIKEGIVGGSSGGYANGIYMYPLRYDINRYQYPNGNPYYEYYENSGSEETARISPMWSVMKNPRNTGTQRIVVNGELTYNVNDWINLSYRSGQDYYNQDYSNITVPGTPGSYMTGGRLYQTKGNYKYQTNIFNSTFDKKIISDLRATLILGASSEYFEVSTNSFTGEGFIVPDVYSVNNIPANNLITTEGLRKRQRYAVYGDFKLDYKNILSLGVTGRNDWSSTLPITARSFYSPSFSGSFSFSELFENKDSWFGKLRASYAKVGKDAPIYATYTTLLPYYGIGGGYQNNSTGGNTKLVAETTIEKEFGFELRLFKSRLNLEGAYYDKQSRDQIVTARVPLPTGFVIQTFNAGKLRNRGFELSLNGSPIKTKDFTWSATLNTWINRSKMLQFPGQIEVFPYTFGQPYNAAKAASMLNMPVLGLVGTDYLKNADGYTIIGSDGYPVINSENQAIYIGNREPKINFGFLNKLNYKEFSLSFLWDFRLGGDVYNATRLGMTARGISREVGDWRDRSFTFNGVALQEDGSYAKNTKEVPLNYTYFVNNYTAVGTNFIETVNWARVRYITFGYTLPKKYTDRLKLARVSLELSAQNPILITNYSGGDPEVNSAGPNAGGGGGSTMGVDYGAIPLSKTYSIGISVGF; encoded by the coding sequence ATGAAAAGAAAAATACTCATGCTATTCTTGAGTACGTTTTTGCTGGTTGCTCATACTATGGCACAGCAAATTACGGTTACTGGTAAGGTAACATCTGCTGGTGATCAGTTGGGTGTTCCGGGGGCCTCGGTCAAGATTAAAGGTACATCATCGGCGGTTCAAACAAATGTCGAGGGAGGTTACTCCATTAAAGTTGCGAAAGGTGATGTATTGGTGTTCTCTTACATCGGTTTTCTGACTCAGGAAAAAACAATTGGCAATGCTTCAGTAATCAATGTTGTACTTGCAACAGATTCAAAAGCTTTGAATGAGGTTGTGGTGACCGCTCTAGGTATTGAGCGGAACAAAAGAACACTGACCTATTCGGTCCAGACTGTTAAAGGAGATGATTTGCGCGATGCGAATCAATCGAATATCATCAATGGTTTGCAGGGGCAGATCGCTGGCGCCCAAATTACCTCATCTGGTGGTTCTCCAGGCTTACCTTCAGAAATTATTTTGAGAGGTGTTTCGTCCTTAACCGGAGATAATCAGCCTTTGATGATTGTGGATGGTATTCGGGTGAGTAATGCGTCTACAGATGGTACTGTGAACAGATTGGCGGATTTTAATCCAGCTGATATTGAGAATATTTCCGTATTAAAAGGAGCAGCAGCTGCTGCACTATATGGTATCGATGCTGCATCAGGGGCAATTATTATCACCACTAAAAAAGGAAAAGAAGGGAAGTTACAGTCTAACCTTTCCTATAAGTCTTTCATAGAGACTGTAGGTCGGACGCCTGAACAGCAAAAGCTGTACACTTCAGGTACGGGAAGTGGTTTTGATGAAAGTTCAATCTCCTCATGGGGTAGAAAATACAGAAGTGATGAATTAATATATGATAATATAGATAGGTTCTTTAAAACAGGAGTAGTGCATGATGTGAATTTTAATAGCACAGGTGGTGCCGAAAAATTTAACTATTATATGTCTGGTAACTACCGCAATGGTTCATCTATTATTCCCAATACGGAAACAGATAAATTTTCGGTGTTGATTAAAGGATCTGCAAAACTGGCTAAAAATCTGGAATTAAATGCTTCTGCCAATTACATTAATAACAATATCAAGGAAGGAATTGTAGGCGGGTCTTCGGGGGGGTATGCAAATGGTATTTATATGTACCCGCTACGTTATGATATCAACAGATACCAGTATCCAAATGGAAATCCATATTATGAATACTATGAAAATAGTGGTTCAGAAGAAACAGCAAGGATATCGCCAATGTGGTCTGTGATGAAAAACCCACGGAACACGGGAACACAACGTATTGTAGTAAATGGTGAGCTGACCTATAATGTGAACGACTGGATTAATTTATCTTATCGTTCCGGACAAGATTATTACAACCAGGATTATAGCAATATAACTGTACCGGGTACGCCAGGGAGTTATATGACCGGTGGCAGGCTTTATCAGACCAAAGGAAACTATAAATATCAGACAAACATATTTAACAGTACGTTTGACAAGAAAATCATCTCTGACTTGAGAGCTACGCTGATTTTAGGTGCGAGCTCGGAATACTTTGAGGTGAGTACCAATTCCTTTACAGGGGAGGGCTTTATTGTGCCAGATGTATATAGTGTAAACAATATTCCGGCTAATAACCTGATTACTACCGAAGGTCTTAGAAAAAGACAGCGGTATGCGGTTTATGGTGATTTTAAATTGGACTATAAGAATATCCTGAGTTTAGGGGTTACAGGACGTAACGACTGGTCATCTACCCTTCCTATAACTGCCAGATCATTTTATTCTCCGTCTTTCTCAGGGAGCTTTTCTTTCTCAGAATTGTTTGAAAATAAGGATAGCTGGTTTGGTAAGTTGAGAGCTAGTTACGCCAAGGTAGGTAAAGATGCGCCGATTTATGCAACATATACTACTTTATTACCTTACTATGGTATTGGTGGTGGTTATCAAAATAACTCAACAGGTGGAAATACCAAACTGGTGGCTGAAACTACAATTGAAAAGGAGTTCGGTTTTGAGCTCAGGTTGTTTAAAAGCCGCTTAAATTTAGAGGGTGCATATTATGATAAGCAAAGCCGTGATCAGATTGTAACTGCCAGAGTTCCGCTTCCTACAGGTTTTGTAATTCAAACCTTTAATGCGGGTAAACTTAGAAATAGAGGTTTTGAACTCTCTTTAAATGGAAGTCCGATTAAAACTAAAGACTTTACTTGGTCTGCTACTTTAAATACCTGGATCAATAGGTCTAAAATGCTTCAATTCCCAGGACAGATAGAAGTATTCCCTTATACTTTTGGTCAGCCATATAATGCTGCAAAAGCCGCTTCAATGTTAAATATGCCTGTATTGGGATTGGTTGGGACGGATTACCTGAAAAATGCAGACGGTTATACGATTATTGGAAGTGATGGTTATCCGGTAATTAATAGCGAAAATCAAGCTATATATATTGGAAATCGTGAGCCTAAAATTAACTTCGGATTTTTAAATAAGCTGAATTATAAAGAGTTTTCATTGTCATTTTTATGGGACTTCCGTTTAGGTGGAGATGTATACAATGCAACACGTTTGGGTATGACTGCAAGGGGTATTTCTAGAGAAGTTGGTGATTGGAGAGATCGATCATTCACTTTTAATGGAGTGGCTTTACAGGAAGACGGTTCTTATGCTAAAAATACGAAAGAGGTTCCGCTTAACTACACTTATTTTGTGAACAATTATACTGCTGTAGGTACCAATTTTATAGAAACAGTTAACTGGGCAAGGGTAAGATATATTACCTTCGGTTATACACTTCCAAAGAAATATACCGACAGGTTAAAACTTGCCAGAGTAAGTCTTGAGCTTTCAGCTCAGAATCCTATCCTGATTACCAACTATTCAGGTGGAGATCCTGAAGTAAACAGCGCTGGCCCTAATGCCGGTGGTGGAGGTGGTAGTACCATGGGTGTCGATTATGGGGCTATACCATTGTCAAAAACCTATTCGATAGGTATTTCTGTGGGCTTTTAA
- a CDS encoding SusD/RagB family nutrient-binding outer membrane lipoprotein: protein MKKIIYSCFIILGLIGSAGCKKWLDVNRNPNGPEEVSANLYLAPMLYYVVQGEQWDGRFVGKYIQNWSDNTDKDTWDTMGFQPPPVDNGGETWKLTYYFLGKNLEDMMRIAETEQRWDILGVGYILKAIGFQRSTDMYGELVIKQMGETERTSFDYDSQEYAYGEIRRLLDLAIVNLQRTDGVVSKSYLAKGDLVYNGAKEQWLKFAYGMMALNLSHLTNGKSGYDGDKIIDYVNKSFVGNVDNALYGFGGLTSALSNFYGQRRGNMNTFRHTEFVVSLLNGTAFSGVVDPRLSRMLWPSPSGNYKGLQPTFTPASTIPVVADRPLSFFNTSGNVVIASQGRYLFDDVAKVPLMTYSQLQFVKAEAALRKGYRDVAMDAYKKGIDAHIDFVNTTNARVPTGTATQITAQEKTAYMGNANVVPLTDAELTLSHILCQKYIAQFGWAFLETWTDLRRFHYTDLDPQGRGTQVFRGFAPPDVTRLYADNLGKVVYRMKPRYASEYVWNRNALDKIGGLNLDFTTYPLWFVNP from the coding sequence ATGAAAAAGATAATTTATAGTTGTTTTATAATACTAGGATTGATTGGGTCTGCCGGTTGTAAGAAATGGCTGGATGTGAATAGAAATCCTAATGGACCTGAAGAGGTGTCTGCTAATCTTTACCTGGCGCCAATGTTATATTATGTTGTTCAGGGAGAACAGTGGGATGGAAGGTTTGTTGGAAAATATATACAGAATTGGTCTGATAATACTGATAAAGATACTTGGGATACAATGGGATTTCAGCCCCCGCCGGTAGATAATGGAGGAGAAACCTGGAAGTTGACCTATTACTTTTTGGGTAAAAATCTGGAAGATATGATGAGGATTGCTGAAACTGAGCAACGTTGGGATATTTTGGGGGTTGGGTATATTCTGAAAGCTATTGGTTTTCAGCGTAGTACTGATATGTATGGTGAGCTTGTGATTAAGCAAATGGGCGAGACAGAGAGAACCTCATTTGATTATGATTCTCAGGAGTATGCTTATGGAGAAATAAGGAGGTTGCTTGATTTGGCTATTGTTAATCTGCAGAGAACGGATGGCGTAGTTTCAAAATCTTACCTGGCAAAAGGAGATCTGGTGTATAATGGGGCGAAGGAACAATGGTTAAAATTTGCCTATGGAATGATGGCGCTAAATCTAAGTCATTTGACGAATGGTAAGTCGGGTTATGACGGAGATAAAATTATTGATTATGTAAACAAATCTTTTGTTGGGAATGTTGATAATGCATTATACGGATTTGGTGGATTAACAAGTGCTTTGTCGAATTTTTATGGGCAGAGACGAGGTAATATGAATACGTTTAGACACACTGAGTTTGTAGTGAGTTTGCTAAATGGTACAGCTTTTTCAGGTGTTGTTGATCCGAGATTAAGTAGGATGCTTTGGCCTTCCCCGTCGGGAAATTATAAAGGTCTGCAGCCAACCTTTACACCTGCATCGACTATTCCGGTTGTGGCAGACAGGCCTTTGTCTTTTTTTAATACTTCTGGAAATGTCGTGATAGCTTCTCAGGGAAGATATCTTTTTGATGATGTGGCTAAAGTGCCATTAATGACCTATTCTCAGCTTCAATTTGTAAAAGCTGAAGCAGCCCTACGTAAAGGTTATAGGGATGTTGCGATGGATGCTTATAAAAAGGGGATAGATGCGCATATTGATTTTGTGAATACAACAAATGCGCGAGTTCCTACAGGGACCGCTACACAAATTACAGCACAAGAAAAAACTGCATATATGGGAAATGCCAATGTTGTCCCTTTGACGGATGCTGAGTTGACCTTAAGTCATATCCTTTGTCAGAAGTATATTGCGCAGTTTGGTTGGGCCTTTCTTGAAACATGGACGGATTTAAGAAGATTTCATTATACAGATCTAGACCCTCAAGGTAGAGGGACCCAGGTGTTCAGAGGATTTGCTCCGCCGGATGTGACCCGATTATATGCAGATAATCTTGGGAAAGTTGTCTATAGAATGAAGCCAAGATATGCATCTGAGTATGTATGGAATAGGAATGCACTTGATAAAATAGGAGGGTTGAATCTTGATTTTACCACTTATCCACTTTGGTTTGTTAACCCTTAA
- a CDS encoding DeoR/GlpR family DNA-binding transcription regulator: MLKKERHDFIMRQINLHNRVLTSDLVQLLNVSEDTIRRDLQELAEKGQLSKVHGGALSKSYQSSFDDSEVYAKEAKTCIAKKTISLIKDGMVILTGGGTSIIELAKQLPENLNATFFTISPFVAIELAKYAKLEVILIGGLFSKNSQVTYGGHVINQLSEINADLCLLGTSAIHPQDGLTDTDWEINQLKKAMFNSSKKAGILCISEKLDTSLRLKVASLENIDYLITELDPQAPELNAYRVKTLQIL, translated from the coding sequence ATGCTCAAGAAAGAAAGGCACGACTTTATAATGCGCCAAATCAATTTACATAACCGTGTACTTACCTCCGACCTTGTTCAATTATTAAATGTTTCAGAAGACACTATTCGCCGGGATCTTCAAGAATTAGCTGAAAAGGGTCAGCTATCCAAAGTACATGGTGGCGCACTCTCAAAGTCATACCAATCTTCTTTCGATGATAGCGAGGTATACGCTAAGGAAGCCAAAACATGCATCGCTAAAAAGACCATTTCTTTAATCAAAGACGGAATGGTTATTTTAACAGGTGGGGGGACTTCAATTATTGAATTGGCAAAACAACTGCCGGAAAATTTAAATGCTACCTTTTTTACGATTAGCCCTTTTGTAGCCATTGAGCTTGCCAAATATGCCAAGCTAGAGGTCATTTTAATTGGAGGTTTATTCTCCAAGAACTCTCAGGTAACTTATGGTGGGCACGTCATCAATCAGCTATCAGAGATCAATGCCGACCTTTGTTTACTCGGAACCAGTGCCATACATCCACAGGATGGACTTACAGATACGGATTGGGAAATCAATCAGCTGAAAAAGGCAATGTTCAATTCCTCAAAAAAAGCAGGTATACTTTGTATATCAGAGAAATTAGACACTTCATTAAGGCTAAAAGTAGCCTCTCTGGAAAATATAGATTATTTGATAACCGAGCTTGATCCACAAGCACCGGAATTGAATGCCTACAGAGTAAAAACTTTACAGATCCTTTAA
- a CDS encoding SusC/RagA family TonB-linked outer membrane protein: MKEKLLLLIIGSFLLFAQSFAQQKTIRGKVLDEDRLPMPGVSVRIKGAMVSTQTGSDGLYSIKVSPGQILVFSFIGALTQEKVVGKEDLIDVLLRTDANQLSEVTVTGALGIQVQKRSQGSAIQTISGAEVAQTQRENFINSLQGRIAGVDVVNSSGTPGASSQITIRGISSVSSSNQPLMVVDGMPMDNNTFNTGALATRSNALNNSGVDFTNRSSDFSPEDIEEITVLKGPEAAALYGIDAANGAILITTKRGKAGEGRINYSNSVRFDHVTKPPAIQDVYSMGRNGVADAGYIINYFGPKYAPDVKRYDNIGGFFKTSVTQKHNLSFEGGNDKANYRVSGTYNQQNGVIPNTTYDRYTLTGATRSQVNNWLNVDLSFTYSNADNNQPFRGNNGVLMNLLFWPATDDAKNYLNPDGSRRKLNFTGETDNPYFNNYANYTQTGNNRIYTTTALNFTLAKWLTLDTRIGYDTYANTVAILRHPESARGSGVGGQYDEGITNTRNLTLRGMFSGRFDKVFPKFGLRFNLGVETRDDKSKTTAISTENFLDPNFVSVNNSVAESRFSKTSIIQRRLMGVYGNLVMNYDRLVYLTLTGRNDWSSTLPVNSYSFFYPSASLSFVFTDLKALSGIKSVVNEGKLRASVAQVGRDATPYRVFSSLEYKEVVGGGFGYGFYGPNPKLRPEMVTGYEFGTELSFLKSRLALDFAYYHKVTKDQIIGGIRSSYATQFILSQINGGVTKNWGYEVMLNAKPIVSNNFAWSIIVNFAAQRNVMVSLPKDLPDTYNSDSAIYGDVRSASVPGLSITSFTSRFWLKNKDGEILINPSSGLPILSLDYIPNGSERWPDWTMGVTNRFGYKNFNLSFLLDIRKGGDVLNGTQRELTTRGLSLGTLNREEPKIIKGVIRDGLENSANPTKNNIVILPYLQDAYYITGAVAEQFIEKNVNYLRMRDITLSYTLPAKFLAKQKFVKSASVFTTITDVFMITNYTGLDPVNNGNSAAVGGPSAIGVDIGNFAMPTGFNFGLKVGF, from the coding sequence ATGAAAGAAAAATTACTCCTATTAATTATAGGTAGTTTTTTGCTGTTTGCACAATCGTTTGCTCAGCAAAAAACAATTCGAGGGAAAGTTCTGGATGAAGACAGGCTGCCTATGCCTGGTGTTTCAGTTAGAATTAAAGGTGCAATGGTAAGCACTCAAACAGGGAGTGACGGCTTGTATTCCATAAAGGTGAGTCCGGGGCAGATACTTGTATTTAGCTTTATTGGAGCACTGACGCAGGAAAAAGTAGTAGGTAAAGAGGATTTAATAGATGTTCTTTTGAGAACAGATGCTAATCAATTGAGTGAGGTTACTGTGACAGGAGCTTTGGGGATACAAGTACAAAAGAGAAGTCAGGGTTCTGCCATACAAACTATTAGTGGGGCTGAGGTTGCTCAAACGCAAAGAGAGAATTTTATCAATTCGTTACAGGGGAGGATTGCTGGTGTAGATGTGGTAAACTCTTCTGGTACGCCGGGTGCTTCTTCTCAGATTACAATTCGGGGTATTAGTTCTGTAAGTAGCAGCAATCAACCGTTAATGGTTGTGGATGGTATGCCTATGGATAACAATACTTTTAATACCGGAGCCCTGGCAACAAGATCCAATGCGCTCAATAATAGTGGTGTAGATTTTACTAACAGATCTTCGGATTTTAGCCCGGAAGATATTGAAGAAATCACCGTTTTAAAAGGTCCTGAGGCTGCAGCATTGTATGGTATTGATGCAGCAAATGGTGCTATATTAATTACTACAAAAAGAGGGAAGGCTGGTGAAGGAAGAATTAATTATAGCAATAGTGTGCGCTTTGATCACGTGACTAAGCCGCCGGCAATTCAAGATGTTTACAGCATGGGAAGAAATGGAGTGGCTGATGCGGGTTATATTATAAATTACTTTGGACCGAAGTATGCTCCCGATGTAAAACGTTATGATAATATCGGAGGTTTTTTTAAGACTTCTGTTACTCAAAAACATAATCTTTCATTTGAAGGTGGGAACGATAAGGCTAATTATAGAGTTTCAGGGACATATAATCAGCAAAATGGAGTTATCCCAAATACAACGTATGATCGTTATACCCTAACTGGTGCTACCAGAAGTCAGGTTAATAACTGGTTAAATGTTGATCTTTCTTTTACATATTCGAATGCAGATAATAATCAGCCTTTTAGGGGTAATAATGGGGTGTTGATGAACTTGTTATTTTGGCCTGCAACAGATGATGCGAAAAATTATTTGAATCCTGACGGATCAAGAAGGAAACTTAATTTTACAGGTGAAACGGACAATCCGTATTTTAACAATTATGCCAATTATACGCAAACAGGAAATAATAGGATATATACAACGACTGCATTAAATTTTACTTTAGCGAAATGGCTTACTCTTGATACAAGGATTGGGTATGATACTTATGCAAATACAGTTGCTATTTTAAGGCATCCTGAAAGTGCAAGGGGATCGGGAGTGGGAGGTCAATACGACGAAGGGATTACCAATACCAGAAATTTAACCTTAAGAGGGATGTTTTCTGGAAGATTTGATAAAGTGTTCCCTAAATTTGGCTTAAGGTTTAATTTGGGTGTCGAAACTCGTGATGATAAGAGTAAGACAACTGCTATAAGTACTGAAAATTTTTTAGATCCCAATTTTGTCTCTGTAAATAATAGTGTTGCGGAGTCAAGGTTTTCTAAGACGTCTATTATACAGAGAAGATTGATGGGGGTGTATGGGAATTTGGTTATGAATTATGATCGTTTGGTTTATCTTACGCTTACCGGTAGGAATGACTGGTCTTCTACCTTGCCTGTAAATAGTTATTCTTTCTTCTACCCATCGGCATCCTTAAGTTTTGTATTTACGGATTTGAAAGCTTTATCTGGTATTAAATCAGTAGTTAATGAAGGTAAGTTAAGAGCGAGTGTTGCTCAGGTTGGTCGAGATGCTACGCCTTATAGAGTTTTTTCTTCATTGGAGTATAAAGAAGTGGTGGGTGGGGGCTTTGGTTATGGCTTTTATGGCCCTAATCCAAAACTTAGGCCTGAAATGGTAACTGGGTATGAATTTGGCACCGAGTTGTCTTTTTTGAAAAGCCGTTTGGCGTTGGATTTTGCATATTATCACAAGGTTACAAAAGACCAGATTATTGGAGGTATCAGGTCAAGTTATGCAACGCAATTTATTCTTTCGCAGATTAATGGGGGGGTAACTAAAAACTGGGGTTATGAGGTCATGTTGAATGCAAAGCCGATAGTGTCGAATAATTTTGCATGGAGTATAATTGTAAATTTTGCAGCTCAGCGGAATGTTATGGTGTCATTGCCAAAAGATTTGCCTGATACTTATAATTCTGATAGTGCCATATATGGAGATGTAAGATCTGCGTCTGTTCCAGGGCTTTCTATAACTTCCTTTACAAGCAGGTTCTGGCTTAAAAATAAAGATGGGGAGATATTGATTAACCCTAGTAGTGGGTTGCCTATTTTGAGCCTGGACTATATTCCAAATGGATCGGAGCGTTGGCCGGATTGGACAATGGGGGTGACAAACAGATTTGGTTATAAGAATTTCAATCTATCTTTCCTATTGGATATAAGAAAAGGAGGAGATGTGTTGAATGGGACGCAGCGAGAGCTTACTACGCGTGGGTTGTCTTTAGGGACGCTTAATAGAGAAGAGCCAAAGATAATTAAAGGAGTAATAAGAGATGGATTGGAGAATTCTGCCAATCCAACAAAGAATAATATTGTTATCCTGCCATACCTTCAGGATGCTTATTATATTACTGGAGCTGTGGCTGAGCAATTTATAGAAAAGAATGTAAACTACTTAAGGATGCGGGATATTACTTTGTCGTATACTTTACCGGCAAAATTTCTTGCCAAGCAGAAATTCGTTAAATCAGCAAGTGTTTTTACAACTATAACTGATGTATTTATGATCACTAATTATACTGGTTTGGATCCAGTAAATAACGGGAATTCTGCTGCTGTTGGAGGGCCTTCGGCTATAGGTGTCGATATAGGAAACTTTGCGATGCCTACCGGGTTTAATTTTGGTTTGAAGGTTGGTTTTTAA
- a CDS encoding aldehyde dehydrogenase family protein: MNIVNPATEEIIATVKEDDSKSLAHKRNLLKVGQKNWAARSLQQRLLILEQFYDLLGLEMERLAGVLTSEVGKPLWQSRNEINGARGRIRWMLDHAVQYLSEEIVTDTPELKEQISYDPLGVICNISAWNYPYLVGVNVFVPALIAGNAVMYKPSEYATLTGLEIDKLLKQAGLPEDVFRVAIGAKETGEHLLDMNFDGYFFTGSYKTGKYIYERVAPKMVPCQLELGGKDALYVADDVTDIVAVAAATADGAFYNNGQSCCAVERIYVHEKVYDDYVAAFVKEVQSWKLGLPTDEGVYIGPLTRKEQISVLEQQVKDALEHGALLLAGGKREAQKGNYFEPTVLLNVTNHMKVMQEESFGPIIGIMKVNDDAEATYLMQDTVYGLTAAVYSESKDRAKSILSQMDSGTGYWNCCDRVSAGLPWSGRRHSGIGATLSHQGLRAFTKPKAWHFRS; this comes from the coding sequence ATGAATATTGTTAACCCGGCAACAGAAGAAATAATAGCAACAGTAAAGGAGGATGACAGCAAATCACTTGCCCATAAACGCAATTTGCTTAAGGTGGGACAAAAAAACTGGGCTGCAAGAAGTTTGCAGCAACGCTTACTGATCCTGGAACAGTTTTACGACCTGCTTGGATTGGAGATGGAACGTCTCGCTGGGGTGCTGACTTCAGAAGTAGGCAAGCCGCTATGGCAATCTCGTAATGAAATTAACGGGGCAAGAGGAAGAATTCGGTGGATGCTGGATCATGCCGTGCAGTATCTTTCTGAGGAAATTGTAACTGATACTCCGGAATTGAAGGAACAGATCTCTTACGATCCACTGGGTGTTATATGTAATATCTCAGCCTGGAATTACCCTTACCTGGTTGGGGTAAACGTTTTTGTACCGGCGTTAATTGCAGGGAATGCGGTGATGTATAAGCCTTCGGAGTATGCAACCTTAACCGGATTGGAAATAGATAAATTATTAAAGCAGGCGGGATTGCCAGAAGATGTCTTTAGGGTAGCTATAGGTGCAAAAGAAACTGGTGAACATTTACTGGATATGAATTTTGATGGCTACTTTTTTACCGGATCTTATAAAACAGGAAAGTATATATATGAGCGGGTGGCGCCAAAGATGGTGCCTTGCCAACTTGAACTGGGTGGAAAAGATGCATTATATGTTGCTGATGATGTGACGGATATTGTTGCTGTAGCTGCCGCGACAGCGGATGGTGCTTTTTACAATAATGGACAAAGCTGTTGTGCGGTAGAGCGTATTTATGTGCATGAAAAAGTTTACGACGATTATGTTGCTGCATTTGTGAAAGAGGTGCAGTCCTGGAAGCTAGGATTGCCAACTGATGAGGGTGTTTATATTGGTCCCTTAACCAGAAAAGAACAAATTAGCGTGTTGGAGCAGCAAGTTAAAGATGCACTGGAACATGGGGCTTTACTTTTAGCTGGTGGAAAAAGGGAAGCGCAAAAGGGTAATTATTTTGAACCAACAGTATTGCTCAATGTAACTAATCACATGAAGGTGATGCAGGAGGAAAGCTTTGGGCCTATTATTGGCATAATGAAAGTGAATGATGATGCTGAAGCTACTTATTTAATGCAGGATACAGTATATGGTTTAACTGCGGCTGTTTATTCGGAGAGTAAGGATCGGGCAAAAAGCATTCTCTCACAAATGGATTCTGGTACAGGTTACTGGAATTGCTGCGATAGGGTGAGTGCAGGCCTTCCATGGAGTGGCAGGCGACATTCGGGTATTGGTGCTACACTTTCTCATCAGGGCTTACGTGCCTTTACAAAGCCTAAAGCCTGGCATTTTAGAAGTTAA
- a CDS encoding anhydro-N-acetylmuramic acid kinase, producing the protein MNSNWKRIFNIIQKPERLIIGLMSGTSMDGLDIALCGVTGSGTETRVRLIEFKTMPYSNEFKAEIKAIFSRRDADLQMVCLMNEKVALLHADMILEVIALWGREPKDIDVIASHGQTIFHAPHSLHGLANYPNATLQIGDGDHIAVKTGIVTIADFRQKHIAAGGEGAPLAVYGDYLLFSKKDEDRIMLNIGGIANFTYLPGDNDAAKVFSTDVGPGNTLMDQFVQKYYKGLYYDENASIATSGVVNEQLLKALMQSEFLEADFPKTTGPELFNLEYLAAAQNRSNTLLINKEDVMATLCRFSAQVIVNAIEKCFGKNKTPSIYISGGGMHNPLLLQQLKTQLNNASFHSTDALEINPDAKEAVLFAILANETLVGHKIDFGDRAGVPSVQMGKVCLP; encoded by the coding sequence ATGAATTCAAATTGGAAGAGAATCTTCAACATCATTCAAAAACCAGAACGCTTAATTATAGGATTGATGTCCGGTACCTCGATGGATGGTCTGGATATTGCTCTCTGCGGAGTTACAGGTAGCGGCACTGAAACAAGGGTGAGACTGATTGAATTCAAGACTATGCCTTATTCAAACGAGTTTAAAGCAGAAATAAAAGCGATTTTCTCCAGACGTGATGCTGATTTGCAAATGGTGTGTCTGATGAATGAAAAAGTAGCACTTTTACATGCCGATATGATATTGGAGGTTATTGCTTTATGGGGGCGTGAACCAAAAGATATTGATGTGATTGCCAGTCATGGACAAACGATTTTTCATGCACCACATTCCCTTCATGGCTTGGCGAACTACCCAAATGCAACCCTGCAGATTGGAGATGGAGACCATATTGCGGTTAAAACCGGGATTGTTACCATTGCCGATTTCAGGCAAAAGCACATTGCTGCGGGTGGCGAAGGGGCTCCCTTGGCTGTTTATGGAGATTATCTGCTTTTCTCAAAAAAGGATGAAGATCGTATCATGTTGAACATCGGTGGGATTGCCAACTTTACGTATCTACCTGGTGATAATGATGCAGCCAAAGTCTTCTCAACCGATGTTGGACCGGGAAATACCTTAATGGATCAGTTTGTCCAAAAATACTATAAAGGGTTATATTATGATGAAAACGCAAGCATAGCCACTTCGGGTGTGGTAAACGAACAGCTTTTAAAAGCGTTGATGCAATCCGAGTTTTTGGAAGCGGATTTTCCTAAAACAACAGGGCCTGAGCTTTTTAATCTTGAATATTTAGCAGCAGCACAAAACAGGTCGAATACTTTGTTAATCAATAAGGAAGATGTTATGGCAACGCTATGCCGCTTTTCGGCACAGGTAATTGTCAATGCTATTGAAAAGTGCTTCGGAAAAAATAAAACGCCATCTATTTATATCAGTGGTGGTGGTATGCACAATCCTTTGCTGTTGCAGCAGCTTAAAACGCAATTGAATAATGCAAGTTTCCATTCCACTGATGCGCTCGAAATAAACCCTGATGCCAAAGAGGCTGTTTTATTTGCCATTCTTGCCAATGAAACATTGGTGGGGCATAAAATTGACTTTGGTGACCGTGCAGGAGTGCCGTCGGTCCAAATGGGGAAGGTGTGTTTACCTTAG